CGCGTGGCCCGCTTCATCCCGGCGTTTCAAAAAATTTTCGGCGTCGAAAGGGCCGTCGAGATACAGCGCCGCGCCCGACAGCAGCGCCGCCAATGGCCCGGCAACGAGGCCGGCGAACGTCACCGGTGGCAAGGTCGAAAGGATGGGCGTTTCCCGGCCGATCGTGGCGCGGGCAACGAAGTCGAGACCGGCGGCCATCAATGTCGTCTGGCGATGAAATACCGGCTTCCTCCGGATTCTGTCGAAGGTAATGATCGGCGGCGGCTCCGCCGAGGCTGGCCTGACCAGATCGACGCCAAGATCTGGATGCGCCGCGGCATAGCGGAGCGTCGCGGCGGTGCTGAGATCGACGGCTCCGTCGATCTCCTGCGGTCCGAGCGTTGCGAGCAAGCGGATGGAGGGCGCCGCGGCGGCGGCCGCGAAATAGGTCTCCGCCGGCGAAAGAGCGCCATAAGCCATCGGGCCGGCCAAGGCCGCGGCGTTGATCGCACGCGCAAACGCCGCCAATTCACCGGCTTCGAGATCGAGAGGGGCAAGCGCCGCTTCGAACCCGCCACGCAGGGCGGCGACAATGGCGATGACGAGCGACGCTTCGGCGCCACCGGTGAGAAGAATCCGTTCCCCCGGACGCAAGCCGCAATCGGTCAGGAGTCGGACAAGCGCCGTCGCCTGGCCGGCGAGCAGACCGAAAGGCACCGACGTGCCACCATCGCGCAGCGCAAGCGCTTGCGGGCGCAGCCGCGCGGCACCGGAGATCAGCGTATCGAAACTATACGCGGAAAAAAGATTGCGCGACCCGTGCGGAAGCGCCGAAGGCAGGGGATTCATTTGGGTTTCCTCCACCATGTGTCGAGCGTGACATCGCCTGTCGGTGGCCCATAGGCGGGCGTTTTGTCGGGCCGACCGAGTTCTGCCGAGGCGGCAATCCATTGGTACGAGGCGTGAAACAGCGGCACGATATAGAAACCCGAGAGAAGAACACGGTCATAAGCGCGTACGGCGGTCACGAATTCGGCTTGCGTGCGCGCCGCCAAGAGCGCGTCGATCATGGCATCGACGGCCGGTGATTTGACACCGGCAAGATTGTACGAACCTTGTTGGTTGGCGGAGACCGAGCCCCAGCGCCCGCGCTGCTCATTGCCGGGCGAGGCCGAGGCGAGCCACGTTCCGATCATCATGTCGAAATCGAAATTTTGCCGGCGCCGCTGGTATTGGACGGCGTCGACGGCGCGGACCTTGGCATCGATGCCGATGCGGGCAAGGGAAGCGGCATAGGCGAGCGCCAGCCTCTCCTGAGCGCGGCTCTGCACCATGATCTCGAAGCGAAAGGGCGCGCCGGTCTTGTCGACGAGATGCTCGCCTTTCAATTCATAGCCGGCCGCGGCAAGCAGCTTTAAGGCCCGCTTCGGCCAGATCCGGCCAAGGCCGCTGACATCGGTCTTCGGCGGCGCCCAGCGTCCGGCGAGAATGTCGGGGCGTACGGCGCCGGGGAAGGGCGCGAGCAGGGCGCGTTCCGCCGCGCTGGCGGGGCGTCCCGTGGAAGCTAGCTCGGAATCATCGAAGAAGCTTTTGGTGCGCGTATAAAGGCCGCTGAAAAAATTGGCGTTGATCCATTGGAAGTCGAACATCATCCCCAAGGCTTCGCGGACGCGAATGTCATCGAACATGGGCCGGCGCAGGTTGAAGACGAAGCCTTCCATGCCTTTCGGACCGCCGATCGGCAGGCTTGCGCGCCAGACGCGATGGTCCCTCAGGCTCGGAAAATCATAAGCGGTGGTCCAAAGCACCGGGTTGGTCTCGGTGCGGAAGTCGAGGAGACCGGCGCGGAAAGCTTGAAAGAGCGCGTTGGCGTCGCGGTAATAATCGATCTCGATCTCATCGAAATTGAAGCGGCCGCGATTGACCGGCAGATCCTTTCCCCAAAAATTCTTGTCCCGACGCAAGATCAGCTTCTGTCCGGCGTCGACGTCCGCGACGCGATAGGGCCCCGAGCCGACCGGTATGGCGAGGCTCGCATTGTCGAACGTCGTCGAATTGAAGAAGTGCGGCGATAGAACCGGCATGAGGGCCAGAGTCAGCGGCATTTCGCGATCGTCGATCCCTGGAAAATCGAAACGGATCGTCTCGGCATCCGGAGTTTCGACATGTTTGATCAGCGCATAGGCGGCGCGCTGTTGCGGCCGGCCCTTCTTGCGCAGAAGCTCGAAGGAAAACAGAATGTCCGCCGAGGTGATCGGCGTTCCGTCGGAAAAATGCGCACGCGGATCGAGGTGAAAGATCGCGTAGCTGCGATCGGGATCGGTTTCGATCGTCTTGGCGATCGAGCCATAGAGCGTGAAAGGCTCGTCGCGTGAGCGTTCCATCAACGTCTGGAAGACGTTGCCGATGAGCCCCTGCGCGGTCGATCCGGCCTTGAGATTGAAAGGGTTGAGACTGTCGAATGTGCCGAGCAGACCGATGGTGAGCTTGCCGCCTTTCGGCGCATCCGGGTTGGCATACGGAAAATGGGTGAAAGTCTCCGGCAGGGCCGGCCGGCCATGCATGGCGATGGCATATTGCGGGCCGTTCGTCGCCGCATTGGACGATTGCGTCGAGGAATGCCGCGGGGCGGCTTGCGCCGTGGCTATGCCGAGGACGATCGCCGCCCCAAGCTCAAGGAGCGTCGAAAAGATCGGGAAAAGCCGGCGAATCGCAGAGAATTTCATCTTTCTAGTCTAGCGTCGATGTGATTGGCTGGCCATGATGCGGCGCACTGGCCGAGGCTGCAGCCCATTTGGTACGAAAACATGGGCCGACATTGGCAAGATCTGAAAAAATGCCAATTTCTTGCCTCATTCGCGGCCAATGTCCGCAATGCATTTCTTGACTGCGACGAGGGTTCGCGTCTTTTGTGGCGCTGCGGCCGCGGGGCCGTCCCATGCCAGCCCGACGGCACTGCCTGCATGCCTCGGCTGACCACCGGAAAGGATTTCTAATGGCGTTTTCGTTGAAGCGTCTCGGCTTCGTTGGTGCGACTGGCTTGCTCATGTTGGCGGGCGGGCAATTTTTGATGAGTGGGCCAGTTCTTGCGGGGTCGAGGAAGGCGCCGGCCCGGACGCAAGCGGCGCCCGCTCCAGCAGCGCAAGCGGCGGGAGCCCAAGGGCCGATCCGTGTCGATTTGTCGGCGACACAGACCAAATGGACAAAGGTTTGCGGTCACGATCGCGCCGCCAACAAGGATATTTGCTATACGACGCGTGATTTCAGCGCGCAGGCAGACAAGCCGCCGGTTCTCGCCGTCGCAGTCTATGAGATCAAGGGCGATGACACCCGCATTGTCCGGCTGCTGATGCCGGTCGGCCTCATGCTGCGTCCGGGTTTCCGATTCGCGGTGGATAATGGTCCCGCGATCGATGGCGCTTTCGAAATCTGCTTTCCGAACGGCTGTTTCGCCGAGTCGCGGGTGAAGTCCGCGGCCATCGCGGAGATGAAAAAAGGCACGGTTCTCAATATTTCCGTGCGCAATCAGGTCAATAATGAAGTGACCTTCGGCGTGCCGCTGGCCGGTTTCGGTAAGGCCTATGATGGGCCGGCGGTCGATCCTAAGGTGCTCGCCGCTCAGCAGAAGAAGCTGCAGGAAGAATTGCAGAAGCGGGCCGAGCAGGAGCGTAAGAAGCTCGAAGCAGCAAAGCAGGGTGCCAGCTCGCCGGCCGGTGGCGCAGCTCCGCCTGCCGCGACGACCCAGAAGAAATAGGCGGATCAACCGCCTCGTCCACGGTTTCAGCTTGGATCACTCCGAGCTGAAACCGCAGGCGCGATCTGGAATATGCTTCAGCCTATCGGTTTGCGGCCGGACGTCAGTTTCTCCGCGCCATTTTAATATGGTAATTACCGTCGACGGCGCGGGTAAACATTTCCTCGACTTGCGGATGGCGGATTGGATCGCCCGAGCTGTCGGGCAGAAGGTTCTGTTCCGACACGTAAGCGACATATTCCGTGTCGGCATTTTCTGCGAAGAGATGATAGAAGGGCTGGTCCTTATGCGGCCGCACTTCTTCCGGGATCGCGAGCCACCATTCGTCCGTATTGGAGAAGACTGGATCGACATCGTAAATGATCCCGCGGAAGGGATATTTGCGATGCCGCACCACTTGGCCGATGCTGAATTTGGCAGTACGCGATTTCATGGACAACGGGTAGGCGCCCCGAAAAATAAGGGTTTTACGCCGGAGGCTTCCGGAATTCCCGCGGGAATTTAGCGCAATTCACCTGCTGACGACGAGTTCTCATAACCGAGCGCAAGGCCAAGGTGGCCGATTGCGTGGATCGCCTGCGCCGCGATCGTTCGGGCAATGTCACCCGAAAGGGGCCGACTTCAAGGCATAGAAGGCCACTGCGTTACTTCCCACCCGCTACGATGTCAATTCGGCAGAATACCGCAAGATTGGTGCCAGGTCGCGGCAAGCAGTCGCTCGCCGCCGCAAGCTGGTCTTTGCATCCGTAAGGGGAGGGCCTATTTTTCGTCGTCTGTGCGACGCGCCAATATACGCCCAGGCACGCGCGGCAACCATGTGACCTTGCTAACCGCAGCCCCGTCGGGGCCGCGCTTTGCAATAAGCGCGGCTGGCAGCGTTCCGC
The window above is part of the Methylovirgula sp. HY1 genome. Proteins encoded here:
- a CDS encoding invasion associated locus B family protein, with product MAFSLKRLGFVGATGLLMLAGGQFLMSGPVLAGSRKAPARTQAAPAPAAQAAGAQGPIRVDLSATQTKWTKVCGHDRAANKDICYTTRDFSAQADKPPVLAVAVYEIKGDDTRIVRLLMPVGLMLRPGFRFAVDNGPAIDGAFEICFPNGCFAESRVKSAAIAEMKKGTVLNISVRNQVNNEVTFGVPLAGFGKAYDGPAVDPKVLAAQQKKLQEELQKRAEQERKKLEAAKQGASSPAGGAAPPAATTQKK
- a CDS encoding extracellular solute-binding protein, which translates into the protein MKFSAIRRLFPIFSTLLELGAAIVLGIATAQAAPRHSSTQSSNAATNGPQYAIAMHGRPALPETFTHFPYANPDAPKGGKLTIGLLGTFDSLNPFNLKAGSTAQGLIGNVFQTLMERSRDEPFTLYGSIAKTIETDPDRSYAIFHLDPRAHFSDGTPITSADILFSFELLRKKGRPQQRAAYALIKHVETPDAETIRFDFPGIDDREMPLTLALMPVLSPHFFNSTTFDNASLAIPVGSGPYRVADVDAGQKLILRRDKNFWGKDLPVNRGRFNFDEIEIDYYRDANALFQAFRAGLLDFRTETNPVLWTTAYDFPSLRDHRVWRASLPIGGPKGMEGFVFNLRRPMFDDIRVREALGMMFDFQWINANFFSGLYTRTKSFFDDSELASTGRPASAAERALLAPFPGAVRPDILAGRWAPPKTDVSGLGRIWPKRALKLLAAAGYELKGEHLVDKTGAPFRFEIMVQSRAQERLALAYAASLARIGIDAKVRAVDAVQYQRRRQNFDFDMMIGTWLASASPGNEQRGRWGSVSANQQGSYNLAGVKSPAVDAMIDALLAARTQAEFVTAVRAYDRVLLSGFYIVPLFHASYQWIAASAELGRPDKTPAYGPPTGDVTLDTWWRKPK
- the hspQ gene encoding heat shock protein HspQ, with the protein product MKSRTAKFSIGQVVRHRKYPFRGIIYDVDPVFSNTDEWWLAIPEEVRPHKDQPFYHLFAENADTEYVAYVSEQNLLPDSSGDPIRHPQVEEMFTRAVDGNYHIKMARRN